Genomic DNA from Mycolicibacterium helvum:
CAGCTGCTGGCATTGCTCGGGGTCGGCGACGTCGGTCTTTCGGGTGTGCACCTTGCGGCCGGCTTGTTCGACGAGGGCCGCGGTGTTCGCGAGTTGCTCCACCCGCCGGGCGCCGAGCACCAGATTCGCGCCCGCCTCGGCGAAGGCCTGCGCGAATGACACCCCCAGGCCCGAGGATGCGCCGGTGACGATCACGACCTTGCCGTCGAGGCGGAATGAATCGAGCACACTCATGATGGGTTCCTCAGGACCTGGCGGGCGATCGCATACTTGTGCACCTCGGTCGGGCCGTCGTAAATGCGGAACGCGCGCATATCGGAAAAGATCATGCCGACCGGTGTTTCGTCAGAAATGCCCATACCGCCGAGGATTTGCACACAGCGGTCGGCCACCTTGAACAGTTCCTCGGACACGTAGGCCTTGACCATCGAACTCTCGTGGCGGCCCTTGGCGCCGGTGTCCAACGCCCAGCAGGCCCACCAGATAGCGAGCCGGCACTGTTGCAGCGCAATCTCGTTGTCGGCCAACATGAAGCCCACGCCCTGATGCTCGCCGAGCGGCTTACCGAATCCGGTCCGGGTGCGGGCATGTTCGATCGCGATCGAATGGGCTCGTGACGCCGCACCCAGCCACCGCATGCAGTGCGTCAACCGTGCTGGGGTAAGCCGCAATTGGGCGTACCGCAACGCCTGGCCAACCTCGCCCAACACCGCCGACGCCGGCAGGCGCAGGTTGTTGAAACCGATCACGCCGTGGCCCTCGACGTAGTTGCGATCCATCGTGTCCATCACACGCTCGAGCTCGATACCCGGTGTCTGTCCATCGCACAGGAACAGCGTCGGGCCGTCGGCGCCATGGGAATTCGGCGCCACCCGCGCCATGATTATCCAGGTCCGCGCCTTGTTGGCTCCGGTGATCAGCCACTTGCGTCCGTTGATCACGTAGTCGGTCCCGTCGAAAACCGCTTCGGTGGCAAGCTGATTCGGGTCGGATCCGGCTCCGCCGGGTTCTGTCATCGCGAACACCGACCGCTGCCTGCCGTCAATCACCGGAACCAGGAACTTCTCGGCCTGCTCCTCGGTGGCGATCTTGGACAGCACGAACATGTTGCCCTCGTCGGGGGCCGCGCAGTTCAGCGCGACCGGCCCGAGGGTTGACCAGCCGGCGGCCTCGAACAGCACGGCCTGCTCGCGGTGCGACGGCTCACGACCGCCGAATCGGTGCGGCGCCTGAAAGGTCAGCAGGCCGGCGTCCCGGGCCAGTCCGACGAGTTCGGTGCGCAGCTCCTCGTCGGGACCGTGCCGAGTGACGCGTGGATCCCGTTCGTAGGGAATGATTTTGTCGACGACGAACGCGCGTATCTCGTCGCGTTGCGCCGCCAGGTCGCTGGGAATCTCGAAATCGATCATCGTTGCCCCTCCATCAGTGCCAAAGCTCGTTCAAACAAGCGCACCGTCGCGATATGCAGGCGATCGCCAATCTCCTTGGGCGCCAGACCCGCAGCGGCTCGTGCGTTCGATCCCTCCAGGATGATGCCGAGTTTGAAACAGGCCATCACCGTGTACCAGTCGATGTTGGACAGGTCGCGGGTGGTGTTCTGCGCATAGCGCTCGATCAGTTCGTCCGGGGTGGCCAGACCACCGGCATCCATCAGGACGTTGGTCAACACCGAGTCGCGGCCGGGCGTGAACCAGGTGGCCAGCATCCAGCCGAGGTCCAGCAGGGGATCGCCGATGGTGCACATCTCCCAGTCGACGATGGCCACCACCTCGGGACCGGTCGGCGAGAACATGACGTTGGCGGCGTGGTAGTCGCCGTGCATGATGCCCGGCTGCCACTCGGCGGGCTGGTTCTGTTGCAACCAGGTGGCGACGGCATCGACGTCGCCGATATCGGGACCTGAATAGTTGTCCAACCCGCTGTAGGACTCTAGCTCGGAAAGCCACCGCGGCACTTGGCGTTCCAGGAATCCCTCTGGCTTGCCGAAGTCAGCCAGGCCGACCGCGACATGGTCGACGGCGCCGAGCTTGGCCACCGACTCGGCCATCGACAGGCCCATCTCGTGGCGGATAACAGAGTCGCCGGCATGCAGCGCGGGCAGTGCGGCACCGGCGTTGAAGCCATCGACCGGTTCCATCAGATAGAAGACCGCGTCGCCGAGTACCGCAGTGTCCTCGCATACCGCGATCAGCCGAGGGTGCGGGACGTCTGTGCCGGCCAGCGCGTGCAGCACGCGGGTCTCCCGCAGGATCACCTTGTTGCTCACCGGTCGCAGGTGGCGGGGCCCCCGGCGGAATACGTACTCACGGCCCGATCGGGTAAAGCGAAGCATGACGTTCTGGGTGCCACCGGCGATCTCGGAGGCGTTTTCCAGTGGGCCGTCGCCCAGGCCCTGCTCCGACATCCACGCGCTCACTGCGCTCAGGTCGTCCACCCCGGTGAACCTACCGTACGGTTGGTTGAGCCAATCCCTTCGGCCACGGCAACCGGCTGTCGATAGTGCGGAACACGCTCCAGCCGACCACCGTGCCCAGCGCGATCGACAGGATCGCTGCACCGGTGACCCCGAGGCTGGCCACACCGACGTTGCCGCCGGTGGCGGCCTGGGTCACCGACTCGAAGCTCAGGGCACCAGGGACCAGCGCCCAGAATGCCGCGAGCATCATCACGATCGCCGGGGGAGACGTCTTGATCCGCGCGGCCAGCATCGCGAACGGAACTGTCAGGAATGCGCCGATGAAGCCGGAATACGCTGCGGCCACGAACTTTCCGGCGATCGCCTGCCCAACCAGCGCGACAGCGATCGCGGCGGCCAGCCAGAACAATGAGCCGCGGGGCGCGGACAGATAGACGTAGAGCCCGACTGCCACCACGAGGATCGCCACGTATAACGACCAGGGACCCATCTGCGCTGAGGCCGCCTGTGGTTTGACCTCTCCGGCAACGTGCACACCCAGCGCCACCCCGAACACCAGCAGCGCCAGCTGGGCGATGCCGTAAACCAGCCGACTGGTGCCCCCGATCAGCTGATTGCTGGCCAACTCCATCGCGCCGATGGTCAATGCCATCCCGGGCAGCATCGCCACGAGTGCGGGCGCGATCACCCGCAGCAGCCCGTCGTTGGCGGTGTCGGCGACGAACCAGGTGGCCAGGATGGTGACGAGCGTCGCCGCCAAGGTGGGCAGTACCGGACTGAGCGATGGAAACGGTCGGCCCAGTTGGGCGACCGCCCCGACGACCAGGCCGAGGAACAGGTATCCCGGCAGCGATGCCCACGTGGGGTTGATGACCATGCCGAAACCGATTGTCGTAACGGCATATCCGATGGTCGTCGCGACCGGACCGAAACGCGGACGCAGGTTGCGCGCCTGGTTGATCGCCCCGATCGCGTCGGCGGGGGTGATCGCCCCGACGGAGGCCAGGGTCGCGATGTCGTCAATGCGGCCGGCCATGTCCAGCTGCAGTGAGTACGTCGTCGAGGTGTCCACCTCGTAGCCGACGGTGCCCACCTGAATCATCAGGACGGTCGGTAGCACGACGATCCGCACCGGTTGGGTGGTGTACTGCGCGGCGATCGCCAGTAGCCGCGCGTATACCAGCTGAGTCGGCTGCTCGACCTCGAGCAGAGCGATGCCGATCTCTCGCAACATCGCGGCGACCTCAGGCTGGTCGTGGGAGTCCGGTGGACTCAGCGCCTCCGGTGGTGTCTTACGGATCTTGTCGAGGATCCGTGCCCGCCGGGCCCGCCGTTTTTCGTCCATACCAGCATCATTGCGGATGCGTGGCGGTCTCAGGTGTCGGTTCGGCGGGGTCGGGCGTGGCTTGCGGCTGTCGGTTTTTCTGCCACGGCCAATACCCCGTGATCTCCAGCTCCAGCGAGAAACTG
This window encodes:
- a CDS encoding acyl-CoA dehydrogenase family protein translates to MIDFEIPSDLAAQRDEIRAFVVDKIIPYERDPRVTRHGPDEELRTELVGLARDAGLLTFQAPHRFGGREPSHREQAVLFEAAGWSTLGPVALNCAAPDEGNMFVLSKIATEEQAEKFLVPVIDGRQRSVFAMTEPGGAGSDPNQLATEAVFDGTDYVINGRKWLITGANKARTWIIMARVAPNSHGADGPTLFLCDGQTPGIELERVMDTMDRNYVEGHGVIGFNNLRLPASAVLGEVGQALRYAQLRLTPARLTHCMRWLGAASRAHSIAIEHARTRTGFGKPLGEHQGVGFMLADNEIALQQCRLAIWWACWALDTGAKGRHESSMVKAYVSEELFKVADRCVQILGGMGISDETPVGMIFSDMRAFRIYDGPTEVHKYAIARQVLRNPS
- a CDS encoding phosphotransferase family protein, whose product is MSEQGLGDGPLENASEIAGGTQNVMLRFTRSGREYVFRRGPRHLRPVSNKVILRETRVLHALAGTDVPHPRLIAVCEDTAVLGDAVFYLMEPVDGFNAGAALPALHAGDSVIRHEMGLSMAESVAKLGAVDHVAVGLADFGKPEGFLERQVPRWLSELESYSGLDNYSGPDIGDVDAVATWLQQNQPAEWQPGIMHGDYHAANVMFSPTGPEVVAIVDWEMCTIGDPLLDLGWMLATWFTPGRDSVLTNVLMDAGGLATPDELIERYAQNTTRDLSNIDWYTVMACFKLGIILEGSNARAAAGLAPKEIGDRLHIATVRLFERALALMEGQR
- a CDS encoding threonine/serine exporter family protein, coding for MDEKRRARRARILDKIRKTPPEALSPPDSHDQPEVAAMLREIGIALLEVEQPTQLVYARLLAIAAQYTTQPVRIVVLPTVLMIQVGTVGYEVDTSTTYSLQLDMAGRIDDIATLASVGAITPADAIGAINQARNLRPRFGPVATTIGYAVTTIGFGMVINPTWASLPGYLFLGLVVGAVAQLGRPFPSLSPVLPTLAATLVTILATWFVADTANDGLLRVIAPALVAMLPGMALTIGAMELASNQLIGGTSRLVYGIAQLALLVFGVALGVHVAGEVKPQAASAQMGPWSLYVAILVVAVGLYVYLSAPRGSLFWLAAAIAVALVGQAIAGKFVAAAYSGFIGAFLTVPFAMLAARIKTSPPAIVMMLAAFWALVPGALSFESVTQAATGGNVGVASLGVTGAAILSIALGTVVGWSVFRTIDSRLPWPKGLAQPTVR